The proteins below are encoded in one region of Phaeodactylum tricornutum CCAP 1055/1 chromosome 3, complete sequence:
- the FAD2 gene encoding delta 12 fatty acid desaturase (delta 12 desaturase, microsomal membrane-bound. When expressed in yeast, converts exogenous omega-9 oleic acid to omega-6 linoleic acid. Contains three typical 'Histidine-box' motifs. Oxygen-requiring, di-iron binding, oxidoreductase.; nuclear gene for microsomal protein) — MGKGGQRAVAPKSATSSTGSATLSQSKEQVWTSSYNPLAKDAPELPTKGQIKAVIPKECFQRSAFWSTFYLMRDLAMAAAFCYGTSQVLSTDLPQDATLILPWALGWGVYAFWMGTILTGPWVVAHECGHGAYSDSQTFNDVVGFIVHQALLVPYFAWQYTHAKHHRRTNHLVDGESHVPSTAKDNGLGPHNERNSFYAAWHEAMGDGAFAVFQVWSHLFVGWPLYLAGLASTGKLAHEGWWLEERNAIADHFRPSSPMFPAKIRAKIALSSATELAVLAGLLYVGTQVGHLPVLLWYWGPYTFVNAWLVLYTWLQHTDPSIPHYGEGEWTWVKGALSTIDRDYGIFDFFHHTIGSTHVVHHLFHEMPWYNAGIATQKVKEFLEPQGLYNYDPTPWYKAMWRIARTCHYVESNEGVQYFKSMENVPLTKDVRSKAA, encoded by the coding sequence ATGGGTAAGGGAGGTCAACGAGCTGTAGCTCCCAAGAGTGCCACCAGCTCTACTGGCAGTGCTACCCTTAGCCAAAGCAAGGAACAGGTATGGACTTCGTCGTACAACCCTCTGGCGAAGGATGCCCCGGAGCTGCCAACCAAAGGCCAAATCAAGGCCGTCATTCCGAAGGAATGTTTCCAACGCTCAGCCTTTTGGTCTACCTTCTACCTGATGCGCGATCTCGCCATGGCTGCCGCCTTTTGCTACGGAACCTCACAGGTCCTCTCCACCGACCTTCCCCAAGACGCCACGCTCATTCTGCCCTGGGCTCTCGGCTGGGGCGTCTACGCCTTTTGGATGGGAACCATTCTCACCGGGCCTTGGGTAGTTGCGCACGAATGTGGACACGGCGCTTACTCCGACTCCCAGACGTTCAATGACGTTGTCGGCTTTATCGTCCACCAAGCTTTGCTCGTCCCCTACTTTGCCTGGCAGTACACCCACGCGAAACACCACCGTCGTACCAACCATCTGGTGGACGGCGAGTCGCACGTCCCTTCTACCGCCAAGGATAACGGCCTCGGGCCGCACAACGAGCGAAACTCCTTCTACGCCGCGTGGCACGAGGCCATGGGAGACGGCGCCTTTGCCGTCTTTCAAGTCTGGTCGCACTTGTTCGTCGGCTGGCCTCTCTACTTGGCCGGTCTGGCCAGTACCGGAAAGCTTGCGCACGAAGGTTGGTGGCTGGAAGAACGGAACGCGATTGCGGATCACTTTCGACCCAGCTCTCCCATGTTCCCCGCCAAGATCCGTGCCAAGATTGCCCTTTCCAGCGCGACGGAACTCGCCGTGCTCGCTGGACTCTTGTATGTCGGTACACAGGTCGGACACCTTCCCGTCCTGCTGTGGTACTGGGGACCGTACACCTTTGTCAACGCTTGGCTTGTACTCTACACGTGGCTGCAGCATACGGACCCGTCCATCCCGCACTACGGTGAAGGCGAGTGGACCTGGGTCAAGGGCGCGCTCTCTACCATTGATCGAGACTACGGCAtcttcgatttctttcaCCACACCATCGGTTCCACGCACGTGGTACACCATTTGTTCCACGAAATGCCCTGGTACAATGCCGGCATTGCCACGCAAAAGGTCAAGGAATTTTTGGAACCCCAGGGCTTGTACAATTACGATCCGACCCCCTGGTACAAGGCCATGTGGCGCATTGCCCGGACCTGTCACTATGTGGAGTCAAACGAGGGTGTGCAGTATTTCAAGAGTATGGAAAACGTGCCGCTGACTAAGGATGTGCGAAGCAAAGCCGCATGA